The Pongo pygmaeus isolate AG05252 chromosome 18, NHGRI_mPonPyg2-v2.0_pri, whole genome shotgun sequence DNA window CCGAAGGAGCAATGGGTCAAGGACGCGATGCAGCATCTGGACCGCCAGGCTGCTGCTCTAACTCGAAATGGCGGCACCTTCGAGAAGCAGATCGGCGAGGTGAAGCCCAGGACCACCCCTGCCGCCGGGGGAATGGACGAGTCTGTGGTCCTGGAGCCCGAAGCCACAGGCGAAAGCAGTAGCCTGGAGCCGACTCCTTCTTCCCAGGAGGCACAGAGGGCCCTGGGGACCTCCCCAGAGCTGCCGATGGGCGTGACTGGTTCCTCAGGGACCGGGCTCGCCCCGACGCCAAAGGCTCAGGATGGAGGGCCTGTGGGCACCGAGCTTTTCCGAGTGCCTCCCGTCTCCACTGCCGCCACGTGGCAGAGTTCTGCTCCCCACCAACCTGGGCCCGGCCTCTGGGCTGAGGGAAAGACCTCTGAGGCCCCGTCCACCCAGGGCCCCTCCACCCAGGCCTCCACTACGTCCTCCCCAGCCCCAGAGGAGAACACTCCGTCTGAAGGCCAGCGTGTGTGGGGTCAGGGACAGAGCCCCAGGCCAGAAAACTCTCTGGAGCGGGAGGAGATGGGTCCCGTGCCAGCGCACACGGATGCCTTCCAGGACTGGGGGCCTGGCAGCATGGCCCACGTCTCTGTGATCCCTGTCTCCTCAGAAGGGACTCCCAGCAGGGAGCCAGTGGCTTCAGGCAGCTGGACCCCTAAGGCTGAGGAACCCATCCATGCCACCATGGATCCCCAGAGGCTGGGCGTCCTTATCACTCCCGTCCCTGACGCCCAGGCTGCCACCCGAAGGCAGGCGGTGGGGCTGCtggccttccttggcctcctcttctgcctggggGTGGCCATGTTCACATACCAGAGCCTCCAGGGCTGCCCTCGAAAGATGGCGGGAGAGATGGTGGAGGGCCTTCGCTACATCCCCCGGAGCTGTGGTAGTAATTCGTATGTCCTGGTGCCCGTGTGAACTCCTCCGGCCTGTGTCTAGTTGTTTGATTCAGACAGCTGCCTGGGATTCCTCATCCTCATACCCACCCCCACCCAAGGGCCTGGCCTGAGCTGGGATGATTGGAGCGGGGAGGTGGGATCCTCCAGGTGCACAAGCTCCAAGCTCCCAGGCACTCCCCAGGAGGCCAGCCTTGACAATTCTCCACCTGCCAGGGACAGAGGGGGTGGCCTCCCAACTCACCCCAGCCCCAAAACTTTCCTCTGCTGCTGGCTGGTTAGAGGTTTCCTTTGACGCCATCCCAGCCCCAGTgaacaattatttattaaatgcccAGCCCCCTCTGACTCATGCTGCCCTGTGAGTACTACAGTCCTCCCATCTCACACATGAGCATCAGGCCAGGCCCTCTGCCCACTCCCCGCAACCTCATTGTGTCCTTTGGTCCTGCGGCAGTTGCCAGTCACCCCGGCCACCTGCGGTGCTATCTCCCCCAGCCCCGTCCTCTGTACAGAGCCCACGCCCCCACTGGGACATGTCTTTTCTTGCATGAGGCTAGTGTGGTGTTTCCTGGCACTGCTTCCAGTGAGGCTCTGCCCTTGGTTAGGCATTGTGGGAAGGGGAGATAAGGGTATCTGGTGGCTTTCCTCTTTGGTCTACACTGTGCTGAGTCTGAAGGCTGGGTTCTGATCCTAGTTCCACCATCAACCCACCAACACACTCCCATCtgtgaaaggaaagagggaggtaAGAAATACCTGTCCCCCTGACATCACTCACTGACCTGAGGCCCTTCTCTCCAGCCCCTGGATGCAGCCTCACAGTCCTTATCAGCAGAGCACCTTAGACAGTCCCTGCCAATGGACTAACTTGTCTTTGGACCCCGAGGCCCAGAGGGCCTGCGAGGGAGTGAGTTGATAGCACAGATCCTGCCCTGTGGGCTCCCAAATGGAAGTGGGCAGAGCAGAGACAATCCCTGAAGGCCCCACCCAGGCTTAGCCACTGAGACAGCCCGAGCTCTGCCTCCCATCACCCCctaagagggaggagggagggctcCAGACACATGTCTAAGAAGCCCAGGAAAGGCTCCAGGAGCAGCCACACTCCTGACGCTTCTTCAGAGACTCCTGCAGGCAGACAGGCCACAAGACCCCTGTGGTCCCACCCCACACGCGCTAGATTCTTTCCTGAGGCTGGGTTCCCTTCCCACCTCTCTCACTCCTTGAAAACACTGTTCTCTGCCCTCCAAGACCTTCTCCTTCATCTTTGTCCCCACCGCAGACAGGACCAGGGATTTCCATGATGTTTTCCATGAGTCCCCTTTTTGTTTCTGAAAGGGACACTACCCGGGAAGGGGGCTGGGACATGGGAAAGGGGAAGTTGTAGGCATAAAGTCAGGGGTTCCCTTTTTTGGCTGCTGAAGGCTCTAGCATGCCTGGATGGGGCCGCACCGGCTGGCCTGGCCCCTCAGGGTCCCTGGTGGCAGCTCACCTCTCCCTTGGATTGTCCCCGACCCTTGCCCTCTACCTGAGGAGCCTCTTATGGGCTGGGTTCTACCCAGGTGCTAGGAACACTCCTTCACAGATGGGTGCTTGGAGGAAGGGAACCCAGCTCTGGTCCATAGAGAGCAAGACGCTGTGCCGCCCTGCCCACCCGGCCTCTGCACTCCCCTGCTGGGCGTGGCGCAGTATATTCAGGAAGCTCAGGGCCTGGCTCAGGTGGGGTCACTCTGGCAGCTCAGAGAGAGTGGGAGTGGGTCCAATGCACTTTGTTCTGGCTCTTCCAGGCTGGGAGAGCCTTCCAGGGGTGGGACTCCCTGTGATGGGGCCCTGCCTCCTTTGTGAGGAAGCTGCTGGGACCAGCTGGTCTCCCTTCCATGGACTTTGTTATTTTCTCCAAGCAGGACATGGACAAGGATGATCTAGGAAGACTTTGGAAAGAGTAGGAAGACTTTGGAAAGACTTTTCCAACCCTCATCACCAATGTCTGTGccattttgtattttactaataaaatttaaaagtcttgTGAATCAATACGGGTGATTTCTCTGGGGACAAGTCCAGCAACCAGGGCTTCAGAGGGGAAggagtggggcaggggtggggggctgggggcaagACCCCTTTCAGCCCTGGAGACCCCTATCTCCAGTTCACCTGGGGCAGAAGAGCAGACATTTTTACAGTCAGCAAGAGAAGAAGCACCAGGGATTGGAGTGAGGAGTGCCGAGCCCTCAGCCcagctctgttctgcccggctgtGTGATGTTGGGCCAGGGCCCTCAACTCTCTGGGTGTTATAAATGTGAGGCCTCTCCTAGTCTGGCAGGACTCAGAATCCCTCATGAAGCCCTACCCTATGCCTGCTGAACTACCATCCCAGGGGCCCTGGGACCACTCTCAGTGAACTGGTGCCCCATGGGAGGAAACTGGCCCCTAGATTCCTCTTTGCAGCCTTCCTGGTTCAGATGAAGATCAAAGAGGGATTACTTCTTAAGGGACTTGGGAGTTCATAG harbors:
- the CX3CL1 gene encoding fractalkine isoform X2, translated to MAPISLSWLLRLATLCHLTVLLAGQHHGVTKCNITCSKMTSKIPVALLIHYQQNKASCGKRAIVLETRQHRLFCADPKEQWVKDAMQHLDRQAAALTRNGGTFEKQIGEVKPRTTPAAGGMDESVVLEPEATGESSSLEPTPSSQEAQRALGTSPELPMGVTGSSGTGLAPTPKAQDGGPVGTELFRVPPVSTAATWQSSAPHQPGPGLWAEGKTSEAPSTQGPSTQASTTSSPAPEENTPSEGQRVWGQGQSPRPENSLEREEMGPVPAHTDAFQDWGPGSMAHVSVIPVSSEGTPSREPVASGSWTPKAEEPIHATMDPQRLGVLITPVPDAQAATRRQAVGLLAFLGLLFCLGVAMFTYQSLQGCPRKMAGEMVEGLRYIPRSCGSNSYVLVPV
- the CX3CL1 gene encoding fractalkine isoform X1, with the protein product MAPISLSWLLRLATLCHLTVLLAGTSLDSGQHHGVTKCNITCSKMTSKIPVALLIHYQQNKASCGKRAIVLETRQHRLFCADPKEQWVKDAMQHLDRQAAALTRNGGTFEKQIGEVKPRTTPAAGGMDESVVLEPEATGESSSLEPTPSSQEAQRALGTSPELPMGVTGSSGTGLAPTPKAQDGGPVGTELFRVPPVSTAATWQSSAPHQPGPGLWAEGKTSEAPSTQGPSTQASTTSSPAPEENTPSEGQRVWGQGQSPRPENSLEREEMGPVPAHTDAFQDWGPGSMAHVSVIPVSSEGTPSREPVASGSWTPKAEEPIHATMDPQRLGVLITPVPDAQAATRRQAVGLLAFLGLLFCLGVAMFTYQSLQGCPRKMAGEMVEGLRYIPRSCGSNSYVLVPV
- the CX3CL1 gene encoding fractalkine isoform X3, with translation MQHLDRQAAALTRNGGTFEKQIGEVKPRTTPAAGGMDESVVLEPEATGESSSLEPTPSSQEAQRALGTSPELPMGVTGSSGTGLAPTPKAQDGGPVGTELFRVPPVSTAATWQSSAPHQPGPGLWAEGKTSEAPSTQGPSTQASTTSSPAPEENTPSEGQRVWGQGQSPRPENSLEREEMGPVPAHTDAFQDWGPGSMAHVSVIPVSSEGTPSREPVASGSWTPKAEEPIHATMDPQRLGVLITPVPDAQAATRRQAVGLLAFLGLLFCLGVAMFTYQSLQGCPRKMAGEMVEGLRYIPRSCGSNSYVLVPV